In a genomic window of Aggregatimonas sangjinii:
- a CDS encoding DUF3999 family protein: MKNKLLFFLGFLFCAVSFAQLDTYAHKMALSGIQDQWHKVQLPDVLFGEVAQEMNDLRIYGVVDSDTIEAPYLLHIASGEKFRKRVDFELLNVASNAKGHYFTYKVNTLEDLNQIKLDIANENYDWKVVLEGSQNQDEWFTILNDYRIVAIKNAQTDYSFSELNFSNSAYRYYRLLIKNAEKPNIRAAKISVDDEINAKYREYTATYTSIHEEDKQTILDIDFKRRLPISMLRIDVQNDVDYYRPVVISYLADSTQTEKGWRYGYRNLSSGTLSSIEDNTFSFKSTLTQKLRVTVQNHDNEPLNIEGASAKGYVHELLVRFTKPASYYLAFGKANATKPQYDIAQAGSQIPTNLSSLSLGDMQDIPKKGTKLVSPLFENKFWLWAVMAIVILMLAGITLRMIQKK; this comes from the coding sequence ATGAAGAATAAACTACTTTTTTTCTTGGGATTCCTTTTTTGTGCCGTGTCATTTGCGCAGTTGGATACCTACGCCCATAAAATGGCGCTATCCGGAATTCAAGACCAATGGCACAAAGTGCAGTTGCCCGATGTCCTATTTGGAGAAGTCGCCCAAGAAATGAACGACCTTCGTATTTATGGTGTCGTCGATAGTGATACTATTGAAGCGCCTTACCTATTGCACATCGCCTCCGGTGAAAAATTCCGTAAGCGAGTCGATTTCGAACTATTGAACGTAGCTTCGAATGCCAAAGGGCATTACTTTACCTATAAAGTGAATACCCTGGAAGACCTCAATCAGATAAAACTCGACATTGCCAATGAAAATTACGATTGGAAGGTGGTCTTAGAAGGAAGCCAAAATCAAGACGAATGGTTCACTATTTTAAACGATTACCGCATCGTCGCCATTAAGAACGCACAGACCGATTATTCTTTTTCGGAGCTGAATTTCAGCAATTCGGCATACCGTTATTACCGCTTGCTCATAAAGAATGCCGAGAAACCGAACATACGGGCCGCTAAAATAAGTGTAGATGATGAAATAAATGCCAAATATCGTGAGTATACGGCAACCTACACCAGTATTCATGAAGAGGACAAACAGACCATTCTGGATATCGATTTTAAAAGACGTTTGCCTATCAGCATGCTACGAATAGATGTGCAGAACGATGTCGATTATTACCGTCCCGTTGTAATTTCCTATCTCGCCGATAGCACACAAACGGAAAAAGGATGGCGCTACGGCTATCGCAATTTAAGCTCGGGAACCTTAAGTTCTATCGAAGACAATACGTTCAGCTTTAAAAGTACGTTGACCCAAAAACTTCGGGTTACCGTTCAAAATCACGACAATGAACCATTGAATATTGAAGGCGCTTCGGCAAAGGGATATGTACATGAACTCCTCGTCAGGTTTACCAAACCGGCAAGCTATTACTTGGCTTTCGGCAAGGCCAATGCTACGAAACCCCAGTACGACATTGCCCAGGCTGGTTCCCAGATTCCAACGAATCTTTCCTCATTGTCTTTAGGCGATATGCAGGACATTCCTAAAAAAGGAACCAAATTGGTTTCGCCACTTTTCGAAAACAAGTTTTGGCTTTGGGCCGTAATGGCGATCGTGATCTTAATGCTCGCCGGTATTACCCTAAGAATGATTCAGAAGAAGTAG
- a CDS encoding SRPBCC family protein — MEQLHFDSFTKKIYIKAPLEKLYWCWATKTGIESWFLRKARYSGAKGHPRKDDDFIKAGDSYIWEWYNWNGRETGTVLGTNDKDFLEFSFAKVSRVSVNLEEKGDAVLVSLKQFEIPTDEKSKMEIYNGCSNGWTFWLANLKAYLEHGILLNEKEFDLTEIPEAGHVFVNM, encoded by the coding sequence ATGGAACAGCTACATTTTGATTCGTTTACCAAAAAAATTTACATCAAAGCTCCCCTAGAAAAACTCTATTGGTGCTGGGCCACTAAAACGGGTATTGAATCCTGGTTTCTTCGAAAGGCCCGCTACTCGGGCGCCAAGGGGCATCCGCGTAAGGACGATGATTTCATAAAAGCCGGAGATTCGTACATCTGGGAATGGTATAACTGGAATGGCCGTGAGACCGGCACCGTTCTAGGAACCAATGATAAGGACTTTTTGGAATTCTCTTTCGCAAAGGTGAGCAGGGTTTCGGTAAACCTTGAGGAAAAGGGAGATGCCGTTTTGGTCTCCTTAAAACAATTCGAGATTCCGACCGATGAAAAAAGTAAAATGGAAATCTATAATGGCTGCAGCAACGGATGGACCTTCTGGTTGGCCAACTTGAAAGCCTATTTGGAACATGGAATTCTGTTGAACGAAAAGGAGTTCGACCTGACCGAAATTCCGGAAGCAGGCCATGTTTTTGTAAATATGTGA
- a CDS encoding VOC family protein, whose amino-acid sequence MDYKAKSIRTFIGAKNYTESRRFYKELGFEEIKIGHDMCFFRVNENIGFYLQKAYVRDWVDNSMIFLEVDDVEKCYQDLLGRDLHKKYAKVRLSEIKRMEWGSELFLHDPSGILWHFGEFNN is encoded by the coding sequence ATGGACTATAAAGCAAAATCAATCCGGACCTTTATCGGCGCCAAGAATTATACGGAATCTAGAAGGTTCTATAAAGAATTGGGTTTTGAAGAAATCAAAATCGGGCATGACATGTGCTTTTTCAGGGTAAACGAAAATATCGGTTTCTACCTCCAAAAGGCTTACGTACGTGACTGGGTCGATAATTCGATGATTTTTCTGGAGGTGGATGACGTAGAAAAATGCTACCAAGACCTGCTCGGGAGAGACCTACATAAGAAGTATGCAAAAGTTCGACTTTCCGAAATCAAAAGAATGGAATGGGGCAGCGAACTTTTTCTTCATGACCCTTCCGGAATTTTATGGCACTTTGGAGAGTTCAACAATTAA
- a CDS encoding serine hydrolase, whose protein sequence is MKNHLLFLFISCFLFSCGVKEPLQSNLLEQALASKHPKIKRVVDSLSRYEVQIKYTRIDRKGEQLVLEDFDFQVDSTRYFYPASTVKFPIALLALSKLNGLKGINRNTKFYVEGDSLTTTFAKEIQKIFAVSDNEAYNRLFEFLGQDHINTELHRIALGPVRISHRLSTPEADEITTKPLIAYLNDSTTTTLPGSINTTAKALVLKHIEKGSGYRSEDSLLREPFDFSLKNYYPIETQHRLLKTVMFPELYKQDEKIDLTREQLDFVRTAMRTVPKNTGYDADTYYDGYCKFFMYGDTRENIPEHINIYNKVGDAYGTLTDTAYIQDTKNGVEFLLTATILVNKNGIFNDDTYEYDDIGFPFLAQLGRELYRLELERKSN, encoded by the coding sequence ATGAAAAATCACCTTCTTTTTTTGTTCATAAGCTGTTTTCTTTTTTCCTGCGGAGTTAAAGAACCCTTGCAATCGAACCTTTTGGAGCAGGCATTGGCTTCTAAACATCCAAAAATAAAGCGTGTAGTCGACAGTCTTTCGCGGTACGAGGTACAAATCAAGTATACCCGTATCGATAGAAAGGGCGAACAGCTGGTTTTGGAGGATTTTGATTTTCAAGTGGATTCTACCCGCTACTTTTATCCTGCAAGTACGGTCAAGTTTCCTATTGCACTCTTGGCCCTATCGAAACTGAATGGGTTGAAAGGAATAAATCGAAACACCAAATTTTATGTAGAGGGCGATTCGTTGACCACTACTTTCGCCAAAGAAATCCAAAAGATTTTCGCCGTGAGTGACAACGAGGCGTACAATCGGCTTTTCGAATTTTTAGGACAAGATCATATCAACACCGAATTGCATCGCATTGCACTAGGTCCGGTTCGTATCTCACACCGACTCTCTACCCCCGAAGCAGACGAAATAACGACCAAACCACTCATTGCATACCTCAACGACAGCACCACCACGACCCTACCCGGAAGCATTAATACTACCGCAAAAGCGCTCGTTTTAAAACATATTGAAAAAGGTTCTGGCTATCGATCCGAAGATTCTTTGCTTCGGGAGCCTTTCGATTTTAGCCTAAAAAATTATTATCCCATTGAAACGCAACATCGATTACTCAAGACGGTCATGTTTCCGGAATTATATAAACAGGATGAGAAAATAGACCTGACGCGGGAACAGCTCGATTTTGTACGAACGGCCATGCGTACAGTGCCCAAAAATACGGGCTATGATGCCGACACCTATTATGATGGATACTGTAAATTTTTCATGTACGGAGATACTAGGGAAAACATTCCAGAACATATCAACATTTATAATAAGGTCGGTGATGCCTATGGCACTCTAACGGACACCGCCTACATACAGGACACCAAAAACGGTGTGGAATTTCTGTTAACGGCCACCATTCTAGTTAACAAAAATGGTATTTTCAATGACGATACTTACGAGTACGATGACATCGGTTTTCCGTTTTTGGCACAACTTGGAAGGGAACTGTATCGTCTTGAATTGGAACGTAAAAGCAATTAG
- a CDS encoding DUF2339 domain-containing protein has product MADHQDRIDQLNQKLEILLSKQEGFAKELMALYREIELLKKQPREKPASEQKAESIPPETLAKIDALGQDEKQTEIKPTKFVSQTPVAPPIAEKRERKPKSKSNWEKFVGENLINKIGIAILVIGVAIGAKYSIENNLISPLTRIILGYFAGLGLLGFGIKLKTKYENYSAVLVSGALAILYFITFAAYSFYGLFPQLIAFGLMLLFTAFGVVAALHYNKQVIAHIGLVGSYAVPFLLSNDSGNAAVLLSYIAIINLGILIIAFKKYWKPLYYSAFVFTWLIYSVFSAFSYETEKHFPVALFFLCVFFLLFYGIFLAFKLRANEKFGKSDVVMLLLNSFIFFGLGYNLLTHQETGKQLLGVFTLCNAIVHFVVSAFIYRKKLADRNLFYLVSGLVLVFITIAVPVQLDGNWVTLLWAMEAALLFWIGRTKNVPVYEYLSYPLMLLAVLSLTHDWGTAYSTYYQEDFFMSIFNIDFLSSMLFVAAFGFINYIHQKTDWVAEVKDRNWLQNIMAFGMPIILLLSLYGAIYLEIEYYFDKLFRASEIPVMDGSEISYSEYNYELKDFGAIWLLNYTLFFIAALALANIKFLKNRILGIATLLVGVLATLLFLAEGLYLLSEIRQSLLNEDLSSYGSSSFNIGIRYVALAFFALLLFALFRLGRATFMRTNLRIPFEFVLHLSILWILSSELLQWMDLAGSTQSYKLGLSILWGVYALFLIALGIYKNKKYLRMGAIALFAITLVKLFFYDIASMNTITKTVVFVSLGILLLIISFLYNKYKHKIADEPHEE; this is encoded by the coding sequence ATGGCGGACCACCAAGATCGAATTGATCAGCTCAACCAAAAGCTCGAAATACTCTTAAGTAAGCAAGAAGGCTTTGCGAAAGAGCTGATGGCCTTGTACAGAGAGATAGAATTGCTTAAAAAACAACCTAGGGAAAAACCTGCTTCAGAACAGAAAGCTGAATCTATACCCCCGGAAACATTGGCCAAAATAGATGCTTTGGGCCAAGATGAAAAACAGACCGAAATAAAGCCGACGAAGTTTGTTTCTCAGACACCGGTTGCCCCACCCATTGCCGAAAAGCGCGAAAGAAAACCAAAAAGCAAATCGAATTGGGAGAAGTTTGTTGGAGAAAACCTCATCAATAAAATAGGCATAGCCATTTTGGTCATTGGTGTAGCTATCGGTGCCAAATACTCCATTGAAAATAACCTTATCAGTCCGCTTACGCGAATCATCCTAGGTTATTTTGCCGGTTTGGGCTTATTGGGTTTTGGTATTAAATTGAAAACCAAATACGAGAATTACAGTGCGGTCCTGGTAAGTGGTGCATTGGCCATATTATACTTCATCACTTTTGCCGCTTACAGCTTTTACGGACTTTTTCCACAGCTCATCGCCTTTGGTCTTATGCTGTTGTTCACCGCTTTTGGCGTTGTTGCCGCGCTGCATTACAACAAGCAGGTCATTGCCCACATCGGCCTGGTCGGCTCCTATGCAGTTCCCTTTTTATTGAGCAACGACTCGGGCAACGCCGCGGTGCTCTTGAGTTATATAGCGATTATCAATTTGGGTATTTTGATCATCGCGTTTAAAAAGTACTGGAAACCGCTCTACTATTCCGCCTTTGTTTTTACCTGGCTCATTTACAGTGTATTTTCGGCCTTTTCCTACGAAACCGAAAAGCACTTTCCGGTGGCGCTATTTTTTTTGTGTGTCTTCTTTTTACTTTTCTATGGCATCTTCCTCGCATTCAAACTAAGGGCCAACGAAAAGTTCGGAAAATCGGACGTGGTGATGCTGCTGCTAAACTCCTTTATTTTCTTCGGTTTGGGCTATAATCTTTTGACGCACCAGGAAACAGGAAAACAACTATTGGGCGTATTTACCCTTTGCAATGCCATTGTGCATTTTGTGGTAAGCGCGTTCATATACAGGAAAAAACTGGCCGATCGCAACCTCTTCTATTTGGTTTCTGGTCTAGTACTGGTCTTTATCACCATAGCGGTGCCCGTTCAGCTAGATGGCAATTGGGTAACCTTATTATGGGCTATGGAGGCTGCATTGCTCTTCTGGATCGGTCGTACGAAAAACGTGCCGGTGTATGAATACCTATCGTATCCGCTTATGCTATTGGCAGTGCTGAGTCTTACCCATGACTGGGGAACCGCTTATAGTACCTATTATCAAGAGGACTTTTTCATGTCAATCTTCAACATTGATTTTCTCTCTTCAATGCTTTTTGTGGCCGCTTTTGGGTTTATCAATTATATTCATCAAAAAACAGATTGGGTAGCTGAGGTAAAGGACAGGAATTGGTTGCAAAATATAATGGCCTTTGGTATGCCCATTATACTGCTGCTTTCGCTCTACGGTGCCATTTATTTGGAAATCGAATATTATTTTGACAAGCTGTTCAGGGCATCCGAGATTCCTGTTATGGATGGCAGTGAGATTTCCTATTCCGAATACAATTATGAATTGAAGGATTTTGGTGCTATTTGGCTGCTCAACTACACGCTCTTTTTCATCGCCGCCCTAGCCTTGGCCAACATTAAATTTTTAAAAAATCGAATTCTAGGTATCGCTACGCTTCTTGTCGGGGTGCTGGCTACGCTACTCTTTCTGGCCGAGGGACTCTACTTGCTCAGTGAAATAAGACAGAGTCTCCTTAATGAAGACCTATCTTCTTATGGAAGCAGTTCTTTTAACATCGGTATCCGATATGTAGCCTTGGCTTTTTTCGCCCTATTATTGTTTGCGTTGTTCAGATTGGGAAGGGCCACCTTTATGCGCACGAACCTTCGTATCCCGTTTGAGTTTGTACTACACCTATCCATCTTATGGATTTTAAGCAGCGAACTACTGCAGTGGATGGATCTTGCCGGGTCTACCCAAAGTTATAAATTAGGTTTAAGTATTCTATGGGGCGTTTACGCTTTGTTCCTTATAGCCCTGGGCATTTATAAAAACAAAAAATACCTGCGAATGGGTGCTATTGCCCTTTTTGCGATCACTTTGGTAAAATTGTTTTTCTATGATATCGCTTCGATGAACACCATTACGAAGACCGTTGTTTTTGTTTCCTTAGGTATATTGCTTTTGATCATTTCGTTTCTTTACAACAAGTATAAACACAAAATCGCCGATGAACCACATGAAGAATAA